The Sporomusa termitida genome has a window encoding:
- a CDS encoding TonB-dependent receptor gives MKKKMSRTRKRLLYALIGSSLFWHAPITYAEETPEPAPAAEQTARQASSVNTTAGQREFTLEGVEVTASRETLPPAYTGGQVARGGNVGVLGNKDFMDTPFSITSFTAQTMEDLQAATLYDVLITDPSIRFTTPNGHINENYTIRGFGVGNDHLYFNGLQGLAPDSHAPVEFLERVEVLKGPSSFLYGGASTSVGGAINLVPKRAGEEDITAFTAGYTSSSQLGGHIDIGRRFGENKKWGIRFNGVYGDGDTETDGQSKERLLGALGVDYRHNRWRLSLDAYGSQEKYDNGSASSYELSNGYVQAPDGSTNAFKETWGSSRNNGVLFKSEYDVRNNVTAYASIGKKASRGTGFITGNHVRKFQSNGDGSLNLYNQYMWSDVITSDLGVRGSYRTGAVDHELVVGYNSMHQDFGRTNNPSRLNIATNIYNPTSLTSILAEMGPSVRPNKTEETNLSSLFIADTLSFNEEKVQLTLGVRRQNVKTKKFNTASVLTSKYDKSTTTPAIGVVVKPWDAPVSLYANYIEGLSPGLRVGDTYPAALNYDEVFAPYKSEQFEFGVKWDRGTFANTLSFYQIEKPTLIRITQTGGYSMSDEGEQRSRGIEWSAFGAINDRTRLLGGIAYTRAEYTREVSTKEGNTPYGVPKYQANLGVEWDTPWNPDLALSVRAVFSSSQYANSTNTVEIPSWVRFDIGARYKTVINKVPVTYRLSVENLFDRNYWSGSFADGYVTLANSRTVKLSAAMQL, from the coding sequence ATGAAGAAAAAAATGTCCCGTACCAGAAAGAGACTGCTCTATGCCCTGATTGGCAGCAGCCTCTTTTGGCATGCGCCGATAACTTATGCGGAAGAAACGCCGGAACCGGCTCCGGCGGCTGAACAAACCGCCCGACAGGCTTCGTCCGTTAACACAACGGCCGGACAACGTGAATTTACCCTGGAGGGAGTCGAAGTCACCGCCAGCCGTGAAACACTCCCGCCCGCCTACACCGGCGGCCAGGTGGCCCGTGGCGGCAACGTGGGCGTGCTGGGCAACAAGGATTTCATGGACACGCCCTTCAGCATCACCAGTTTTACCGCCCAGACCATGGAAGACCTGCAGGCCGCCACCCTGTACGACGTGCTCATCACTGATCCGTCCATCCGGTTCACCACCCCGAACGGACATATCAACGAAAACTATACCATCCGCGGCTTCGGCGTTGGTAATGACCATCTTTATTTTAACGGGCTGCAAGGGCTGGCACCGGACAGTCATGCCCCCGTTGAATTTCTGGAACGGGTGGAAGTGCTGAAAGGCCCCAGTTCTTTCCTCTACGGCGGCGCGTCCACCTCGGTGGGCGGCGCCATCAACCTGGTGCCCAAGCGCGCCGGTGAGGAGGACATCACCGCCTTTACCGCCGGCTATACCTCCTCGTCCCAGTTGGGCGGCCATATCGACATTGGGCGCCGCTTCGGCGAAAACAAAAAATGGGGCATTCGCTTCAACGGCGTTTATGGCGACGGCGACACCGAAACCGACGGCCAGTCCAAGGAACGGCTGCTGGGCGCCCTGGGCGTGGATTACCGCCACAACAGATGGCGCCTGTCCCTGGATGCTTACGGCTCGCAGGAAAAATATGACAACGGCTCGGCCTCCAGTTATGAATTATCGAACGGCTACGTACAAGCGCCGGACGGCTCGACCAATGCGTTTAAAGAAACCTGGGGCAGCTCCCGGAATAATGGTGTTCTGTTTAAAAGCGAATATGATGTGCGGAACAATGTAACGGCCTATGCCAGTATCGGGAAGAAAGCAAGCAGGGGAACCGGCTTTATCACCGGCAATCACGTCCGGAAATTCCAGTCTAACGGAGACGGCTCGCTCAATCTCTATAATCAGTACATGTGGTCCGACGTCATCACCTCCGACTTGGGCGTGCGCGGCAGCTACCGGACGGGTGCGGTCGACCATGAGCTTGTTGTCGGCTACAATTCCATGCACCAGGACTTCGGCAGAACCAATAACCCTTCAAGGCTTAACATTGCGACCAACATCTACAACCCGACATCGCTTACTTCCATTTTGGCGGAAATGGGGCCGTCGGTGAGGCCAAATAAAACCGAAGAAACCAACCTGTCCAGCCTGTTTATCGCCGACACGCTTTCCTTTAACGAGGAAAAGGTTCAGTTAACGCTGGGAGTACGGCGGCAAAACGTGAAAACAAAAAAATTCAACACTGCAAGTGTCTTAACATCGAAGTATGATAAGAGTACAACAACTCCGGCAATCGGGGTGGTTGTCAAGCCGTGGGACGCTCCCGTATCCCTGTATGCCAATTATATCGAAGGGCTGAGCCCGGGGTTGAGAGTAGGCGATACCTATCCTGCTGCCTTAAACTATGACGAAGTATTTGCACCATACAAAAGCGAACAATTCGAATTTGGCGTAAAATGGGACCGTGGTACATTTGCCAATACGCTGAGTTTTTATCAGATCGAAAAACCAACTTTGATTAGAATTACGCAAACTGGCGGCTATTCTATGAGCGATGAGGGGGAACAGCGCAGTCGCGGCATTGAATGGAGCGCTTTTGGCGCAATCAACGACAGAACGCGGCTGCTGGGCGGCATCGCCTATACGCGCGCCGAATACACCCGCGAGGTAAGTACGAAAGAAGGCAATACACCGTACGGCGTCCCCAAATATCAAGCCAACCTGGGCGTGGAATGGGATACTCCCTGGAATCCTGATTTAGCCTTAAGCGTCCGGGCAGTGTTTAGCAGTTCACAATATGCCAATTCCACAAATACGGTGGAAATACCAAGCTGGGTGCGTTTTGACATCGGCGCGCGGTACAAAACCGTGATAAATAAGGTCCCGGTCACCTACCGGCTCAGTGTCGAAAATCTGTTTGACAGGAATTACTGGAGCGGCTCCTTTGCCGACGGGTATGTCACGTTAGCCAACTCCCGCACCGTTAAGCTGTCGGCTGCCATGCAGCTATAA
- a CDS encoding serine hydrolase: MLKKIALLLVLLAAFTAPVLAASPLEREIQNDLRNFKGRIGVFAKNLNTGRTIKFNADDIFPTASTSKLVVALATYKYLYPQAAPAKAGQYDRQIKLMMTVSDNNSFQELLEEMDSSHKDVLAKTVKNLRLRKTKIHNEDAFRKYQYHSITTPYEMGKVFERIYTGKYLNKSKSEQLKNELANTIYNDEIPRYMQTPVFHKVGELDAILCDVGVIQDGHDPILISFFTATADHTYASNFIASQSAKLYNALRRK; this comes from the coding sequence ATGCTGAAAAAAATTGCGTTATTACTGGTTCTGCTGGCGGCTTTTACGGCCCCTGTACTGGCAGCTTCCCCGCTTGAACGGGAAATCCAAAATGATTTAAGAAATTTTAAGGGCCGGATCGGGGTTTTTGCCAAGAATCTGAACACTGGCCGGACGATCAAATTTAATGCGGACGACATATTTCCTACGGCCTCCACCAGCAAATTAGTAGTTGCCTTAGCGACCTATAAGTACTTGTATCCTCAGGCCGCACCGGCTAAGGCCGGCCAATATGACCGGCAAATAAAGCTGATGATGACGGTTAGTGACAATAACTCATTTCAGGAATTGTTAGAGGAAATGGATAGCAGCCACAAGGATGTCCTTGCTAAGACTGTCAAGAATCTTAGACTGCGCAAGACCAAAATACATAATGAAGATGCCTTTCGGAAATATCAATATCATAGCATAACCACACCCTACGAAATGGGGAAAGTGTTCGAAAGAATATATACAGGCAAATATCTGAATAAAAGCAAAAGCGAACAGCTGAAAAACGAACTGGCTAATACGATTTATAATGACGAAATCCCGCGCTACATGCAGACCCCGGTCTTTCATAAGGTGGGTGAGCTGGATGCAATACTTTGCGATGTGGGGGTAATCCAGGATGGCCATGATCCGATCCTGATCAGCTTTTTCACAGCGACTGCGGATCATACTTATGCCAGCAATTTTATTGCCAGCCAATCGGCAAAGCTTTATAACGCCCTGCGGAGAAAATAG
- a CDS encoding M20 family metallopeptidase, with amino-acid sequence MLNAVSGESAREAVDLLKSILRINTTNPPGKEYQLAIWLAAWLEKKGVASRVVDLGNGRANLIARLSGSSGQPALLYTGHLDTVPPGDLAWDYPPFAAEQAGDLIYGRGASDMKGGLAAMIFALSWLKQNDITPGQDMVLLATAGEEVDCCGAQAFCDGGGMNGIGAAVVGEPSNGDVIVAHKGAVWLEIVTKGRTAHGSMPHLGINAVVHMNAIVSSLYQRSFPVQPNDWLGLPTFSVNKIQGGVATNVISDNCTCSIDFRLIPGQTANDVTAMLQDIIQELTPAYPELAAELKIVNYRQPVACPEGHPIIDKALACARRISGTPVNLRGVNFYTDASTLLQGLNLPVIFYGPGDDAQAHQPNEYISVTKYLEAINFYTNFGR; translated from the coding sequence ATGCTTAATGCAGTTAGCGGGGAAAGTGCCCGCGAAGCCGTTGATCTGCTCAAGTCAATACTCCGCATCAACACGACCAATCCGCCAGGCAAGGAATACCAGCTGGCAATATGGCTGGCAGCGTGGCTGGAGAAAAAGGGCGTTGCCAGCCGGGTCGTTGATTTGGGAAATGGCCGGGCCAATCTTATTGCCAGGCTGAGCGGTTCTTCCGGCCAACCGGCCTTATTATATACCGGGCATTTGGATACCGTTCCTCCCGGCGATCTGGCCTGGGATTACCCGCCCTTCGCCGCCGAGCAGGCCGGCGATCTTATTTACGGCCGGGGCGCGTCCGATATGAAGGGCGGCCTGGCGGCCATGATTTTTGCTTTGAGCTGGCTTAAGCAAAATGACATTACTCCCGGTCAGGATATGGTTCTGCTGGCAACGGCCGGCGAAGAGGTTGATTGCTGCGGTGCGCAGGCGTTTTGCGATGGCGGCGGCATGAACGGTATTGGCGCTGCCGTTGTGGGCGAGCCTTCCAACGGCGATGTTATCGTCGCCCATAAGGGGGCGGTCTGGCTGGAGATCGTTACCAAAGGCCGCACCGCTCACGGCTCCATGCCGCATCTTGGTATCAATGCCGTTGTTCATATGAATGCCATTGTGTCCAGTTTATATCAACGCTCCTTCCCCGTTCAGCCGAACGACTGGCTGGGTCTGCCCACTTTTAGCGTCAATAAAATCCAGGGCGGGGTGGCGACCAATGTTATTTCCGACAATTGCACCTGCAGTATTGACTTTAGGCTCATTCCCGGGCAGACGGCCAACGACGTAACGGCTATGCTGCAGGACATCATTCAGGAGCTTACGCCTGCCTACCCGGAATTGGCGGCCGAACTTAAAATAGTAAACTACCGTCAGCCGGTTGCCTGCCCGGAAGGTCATCCGATCATTGACAAAGCTCTGGCCTGTGCCAGGCGCATTTCAGGCACCCCCGTCAACCTGCGGGGCGTAAACTTCTATACAGATGCTTCCACTTTGCTGCAAGGGCTCAACCTGCCTGTTATTTTTTACGGACCCGGTGATGATGCCCAGGCGCATCAACCCAACGAATACATCTCGGTGACGAAGTATTTGGAGGCCATTAATTTTTACACCAATTTTGGCCGGTAA
- a CDS encoding ABC transporter ATP-binding protein: MLNLTNISTAYGAIPVLRNVSLAVPQGSITCLLGSNGAGKTTVIRTILGLVQPLAGEITFLTQRLNSLPTDEIVKRGIAVVPEGRRVFPKMTVEDNLLIGACNITDQQKVRQGLARVLTLFPRLAERRRQNAGTMSGGEQQMLAMARALMSYPKIMLLDEPSLGLAPLLVNEIFKTIGQINQEGITILLIEQNGFKALEMAHQAYLLQKGTVVMECTEADPQAKQKIAEVYLKQHSKGE, encoded by the coding sequence ATGCTGAACCTGACAAATATTTCGACCGCGTATGGCGCCATTCCGGTACTGAGAAATGTGTCGCTCGCTGTTCCCCAGGGTTCGATTACCTGCCTCCTGGGCAGCAACGGCGCCGGCAAAACGACTGTAATCCGCACCATCCTGGGTTTGGTCCAGCCTTTGGCCGGCGAGATAACCTTCCTCACCCAGCGGCTTAATTCTTTACCTACCGATGAAATCGTCAAGCGCGGCATCGCCGTGGTGCCGGAAGGCCGCCGCGTATTTCCGAAAATGACGGTGGAAGATAACCTGCTCATCGGCGCCTGCAATATCACAGATCAGCAGAAAGTCCGGCAAGGCCTGGCAAGGGTGCTGACACTGTTTCCCCGGTTAGCCGAAAGGCGGCGGCAGAATGCCGGCACCATGAGCGGGGGCGAACAGCAGATGCTGGCCATGGCCCGGGCCTTAATGAGCTATCCGAAAATAATGCTGCTGGATGAGCCGTCACTGGGCTTAGCGCCGTTGCTGGTCAATGAAATATTTAAAACCATCGGTCAGATTAATCAGGAAGGCATTACCATCCTGTTAATTGAACAAAACGGTTTCAAGGCACTGGAAATGGCACACCAGGCTTATCTGTTGCAAAAAGGCACGGTTGTTATGGAATGTACCGAGGCCGATCCACAGGCCAAACAAAAAATTGCTGAAGTGTATTTGAAACAACACAGCAAAGGAGAATAA
- a CDS encoding ABC transporter ATP-binding protein codes for MELLNVKDLTIRFGGLVAVDNVNLTLGVGETLGVIGPNGSGKTTLFNLLSGIYAPTSGSITVNGAPSHGLRPDQVFKLGLARTFQNGRLFWNLNVVENVMMGIAEVRKLPGISSVFANGGSSGDKVMQQAMEILSIFGTLLTSQAHKLAKDLPYADRRRLEICRALASEPKILLLDEPSAGMDAVETETLMQDLKKVKNTLPHLSIIVVEHDMDFIKGLVDQVMVLNYGRCIACGLFDDVASNEEVLRAYLGQEVTAC; via the coding sequence ATGGAACTGCTGAATGTCAAGGACCTGACAATTCGCTTCGGCGGCCTGGTTGCGGTAGATAATGTAAACCTGACTTTGGGGGTTGGGGAGACACTGGGGGTCATTGGGCCCAATGGCTCGGGCAAAACGACATTGTTCAATTTGCTGTCAGGCATTTATGCGCCGACCAGCGGCAGTATCACTGTCAATGGCGCGCCCAGTCACGGTTTGCGGCCTGATCAGGTATTCAAACTGGGGCTGGCCAGGACCTTCCAGAATGGACGGCTGTTTTGGAATCTCAATGTTGTGGAAAATGTTATGATGGGGATTGCCGAAGTGCGCAAGCTGCCAGGGATCAGTTCAGTCTTTGCCAACGGCGGCAGCTCCGGCGATAAGGTTATGCAACAGGCTATGGAGATTTTAAGCATCTTCGGTACCCTGCTGACCAGCCAGGCTCACAAACTGGCGAAAGATTTACCCTATGCCGACCGCCGGCGGTTAGAAATTTGCCGGGCGCTGGCGTCGGAGCCAAAAATTCTGCTGCTTGATGAACCTTCCGCCGGGATGGATGCGGTCGAAACCGAAACCCTGATGCAGGATTTGAAGAAAGTGAAAAATACGCTGCCGCACTTATCTATTATTGTTGTTGAACATGACATGGACTTTATTAAAGGCCTGGTGGACCAGGTCATGGTGCTGAATTATGGCCGTTGTATTGCCTGCGGGTTATTTGATGATGTCGCCAGCAATGAGGAAGTGCTGCGGGCTTACCTTGGTCAGGAGGTGACGGCATGCTGA
- a CDS encoding branched-chain amino acid ABC transporter permease, whose translation MSLKILLTEIIGYLLFLGFVNIENPVVVIIYVCGAALAFFGLLWCRRAAWDQLKEEFRHNLGQATVIAFGLALSFPFLLAGNAYWLQVINLALLYAVMALGLNFMTGRAGLVCLGYAAFVAIGAYVVGILTLKAGLSFWPALLLAGLIASLFGILLGLPALRVKGHYLALVTIAFGLIIQELLLNMEGLTGGTNGLINIPSPSILGHDLGSPLNLGFIQFPFQANFYYLNLAILALSVWAIYKLSHSFFGLSLNAMREDQLAAQCYGLNLTLFKLLAFAAGAFFGGIVGGVYAGMINFIAPENFGFQQSTLVLSMIIFGGLDSIPGAVLGAIFLTVFPEKFRAFEDFRLLFYGIVIVACLRFMPEGVLPFKHRIFNPKSQNQEGEHGTAECQGPDNSLRRPGCGR comes from the coding sequence TTATGTTTGCGGGGCGGCCCTGGCTTTTTTCGGATTGCTTTGGTGCCGGCGGGCCGCCTGGGATCAGCTGAAAGAAGAGTTCCGGCATAACCTGGGACAAGCCACCGTCATTGCCTTTGGTCTGGCCCTGAGTTTCCCCTTTCTGCTGGCGGGAAATGCATATTGGCTGCAGGTCATTAACCTGGCGCTGCTGTATGCGGTAATGGCCCTGGGCTTGAACTTTATGACCGGCAGAGCCGGGCTGGTTTGTCTTGGTTATGCCGCCTTTGTTGCCATTGGCGCCTATGTTGTCGGCATCCTTACGCTGAAAGCCGGTCTGTCTTTCTGGCCGGCGCTGCTCTTAGCCGGTCTCATCGCCAGTTTGTTCGGCATCCTGTTAGGGCTGCCTGCTCTCCGGGTAAAGGGACACTATCTGGCGCTTGTTACCATTGCTTTCGGGCTGATCATTCAGGAGCTGCTATTAAACATGGAGGGACTGACCGGCGGCACCAACGGGTTAATCAATATTCCGTCGCCGTCGATCCTGGGACATGACCTCGGATCGCCTCTGAATCTGGGCTTTATTCAGTTTCCCTTTCAGGCCAACTTTTATTACCTCAATTTAGCGATTCTTGCTCTTTCGGTCTGGGCCATCTATAAACTAAGTCATTCTTTTTTCGGGCTGTCCTTAAATGCGATGCGCGAAGATCAGCTGGCCGCTCAGTGCTATGGGCTTAACCTGACGCTGTTTAAGCTGCTGGCGTTTGCGGCCGGTGCTTTTTTCGGCGGCATTGTCGGCGGCGTATATGCCGGCATGATTAATTTTATTGCGCCGGAAAACTTCGGTTTTCAGCAGTCCACACTGGTATTAAGCATGATCATATTCGGCGGCCTGGATTCAATACCGGGAGCTGTTCTCGGGGCAATATTCCTCACGGTTTTCCCGGAAAAGTTTAGAGCCTTTGAAGACTTCCGCCTGCTGTTTTATGGCATTGTTATCGTTGCCTGCCTGCGGTTTATGCCGGAAGGCGTATTGCCGTTTAAACACCGTATCTTCAACCCAAAATCACAGAATCAGGAGGGAGAACATGGAACTGCTGAATGTCAAGGACCTGACAATTCGCTTCGGCGGCCTGGTTGCGGTAGATAA